A portion of the Magnolia sinica isolate HGM2019 chromosome 17, MsV1, whole genome shotgun sequence genome contains these proteins:
- the LOC131230211 gene encoding SKP1-like protein 21 isoform X3 encodes MSESDMAIIKPEVMKSYIWLQTADGSIQQVEEEVAMFCPMICRDILQTGMGSSKNFAIPLPQRVNPAILSLILDYCRFHQVPGRSNKERKSFDEKFIRIDTKRLCELTSAADSLQLKPLVDLTSRALARMIEGKTPEEIRETFHLPDDLTEEEKLEPLRNTADDPRIRLLNRLYARKRKELKEKEKLKNIEVEEERVDDRSVDDLLSFINGDGGSKGARAAKHKKKNRRRKDQPKDPSSNNENHKKESGSLEVGSTFVPGSCRTSKLQESSDDAFAPKADFEDVDIDDELDPAMKEELDREVEDFARRLNSDWPERMQELLFSGQERRPVPISMNGNGSLQRYSRSANQCAFWVKEQRLSSAIGTHITCLKWAGLDQR; translated from the exons ATGTCAGAAAGCGACATGGCGATCATCAAACCAGAG GTTATGAAATCTTATATCTGGCTTCAAACGGCTGATGGGTCTATCCAGCAAGTTGAAGAAGAGGTTGCTATGTTTTGTCCAATGATATGTCGGGACATACTTCAAACAGGCATGGGGTCCTCTAAGAACTTTGCGATTCCTCTCCCACAACGAGTTAATCCAGCAATCTTAAGTTTGATACTTGACTATTGCCGGTTTCATCAAGTACCTGGTCGCTCTAACAAG GAACGGAAATCTTTTGACGAGAAGTTCATTCGCATAGATACAAAACGGTTATGCGAATTGACCTCTGCAGCTGACAGCCTCCAACTAAAGCCTCTGGTTGATCTCACTAGTCGTGCACTTGCTCGAATGATAGAAGGGAAAACTCCTGAGGAGATACGTGAGACATTTCATTTACCCGATGATCTCACAGAG GAGGAGAAATTGGAACCTTTGAGAAACACAGCAGATGATCCCCGGATCCGGCTATTGAATCGACTCTATGCGAGGAAGAGGAaggaattaaaagaaaaagagaaactgAAG AATATTGAAGTTGAAGAGGAGCGAGTGGACGATCGCTCAGTTGACGACCTTCTATCTTTTATTAATGGGGATGGAG GTTCAAAGGGGGCTAGAGCTGCTAAGCATAAAAAAAAGAATCGAAGAAGAAAAGATCAACCAAAAGATCCTTCTTCAAACAATGAAAACCATAAGAAG GAGTCAGGTTCTCTAGAAGTTGGCAGTACTTTTGTTCCTGGTTCTTGTAGGACATCAAAACTACAAGAGTCTTCTGATGATGCTTTTGCACCCAAGGCTGACTTTGAGGATGTCGATATTGATGATGAGCTAGACCCTGCGATGAAGGAAGAACTCGACAG GGAGGTGGAGGATTTTGCGAGGCGTTTGAATTCAGACTGGCCAGAAAGAATGCAAGAACTTCTTTTTTCAGGTCAAGAAAGAAGGCCTGTTCCAATTTCCATGAATGGCAACGGTTCCTTGCAGAGATATTCAA
- the LOC131230211 gene encoding SKP1-like protein 21 isoform X2 — MSESDMAIIKPEVMKSYIWLQTADGSIQQVEEEVAMFCPMICRDILQTGMGSSKNFAIPLPQRVNPAILSLILDYCRFHQVPGRSNKERKSFDEKFIRIDTKRLCELTSAADSLQLKPLVDLTSRALARMIEGKTPEEIRETFHLPDDLTEEEKLEPLRNTADDPRIRLLNRLYARKRKELKEKEKLKNIEVEEERVDDRSVDDLLSFINGDGGSKGARAAKHKKKNRRRKDQPKDPSSNNENHKKESGSLEVGSTFVPGSCRTSKLQESSDDAFAPKADFEDVDIDDELDPAMKEELDSLVHVYCDIGECREVEDFARRLNSDWPERMQELLFSGQERRPVPISMNGNGSLQRYSRSANQCAFWVKEQRLSSAIGTHITCLKWAGLDQR, encoded by the exons ATGTCAGAAAGCGACATGGCGATCATCAAACCAGAG GTTATGAAATCTTATATCTGGCTTCAAACGGCTGATGGGTCTATCCAGCAAGTTGAAGAAGAGGTTGCTATGTTTTGTCCAATGATATGTCGGGACATACTTCAAACAGGCATGGGGTCCTCTAAGAACTTTGCGATTCCTCTCCCACAACGAGTTAATCCAGCAATCTTAAGTTTGATACTTGACTATTGCCGGTTTCATCAAGTACCTGGTCGCTCTAACAAG GAACGGAAATCTTTTGACGAGAAGTTCATTCGCATAGATACAAAACGGTTATGCGAATTGACCTCTGCAGCTGACAGCCTCCAACTAAAGCCTCTGGTTGATCTCACTAGTCGTGCACTTGCTCGAATGATAGAAGGGAAAACTCCTGAGGAGATACGTGAGACATTTCATTTACCCGATGATCTCACAGAG GAGGAGAAATTGGAACCTTTGAGAAACACAGCAGATGATCCCCGGATCCGGCTATTGAATCGACTCTATGCGAGGAAGAGGAaggaattaaaagaaaaagagaaactgAAG AATATTGAAGTTGAAGAGGAGCGAGTGGACGATCGCTCAGTTGACGACCTTCTATCTTTTATTAATGGGGATGGAG GTTCAAAGGGGGCTAGAGCTGCTAAGCATAAAAAAAAGAATCGAAGAAGAAAAGATCAACCAAAAGATCCTTCTTCAAACAATGAAAACCATAAGAAG GAGTCAGGTTCTCTAGAAGTTGGCAGTACTTTTGTTCCTGGTTCTTGTAGGACATCAAAACTACAAGAGTCTTCTGATGATGCTTTTGCACCCAAGGCTGACTTTGAGGATGTCGATATTGATGATGAGCTAGACCCTGCGATGAAGGAAGAACTCGACAG CTTGGTTCATGTTTATTGTGATATTGGGGAATGCAGGGAGGTGGAGGATTTTGCGAGGCGTTTGAATTCAGACTGGCCAGAAAGAATGCAAGAACTTCTTTTTTCAGGTCAAGAAAGAAGGCCTGTTCCAATTTCCATGAATGGCAACGGTTCCTTGCAGAGATATTCAA
- the LOC131230211 gene encoding SKP1-like protein 21 isoform X4, which translates to MSESDMAIIKPEVMKSYIWLQTADGSIQQVEEEVAMFCPMICRDILQTGMGSSKNFAIPLPQRVNPAILSLILDYCRFHQVPGRSNKERKSFDEKFIRIDTKRLCELTSAADSLQLKPLVDLTSRALARMIEGKTPEEIRETFHLPDDLTEEEKLEPLRNTADDPRIRLLNRLYARKRKELKEKEKLKNIEVEEERVDDRSVDDLLSFINGDGGSKGARAAKHKKKNRRRKDQPKDPSSNNENHKKESGSLEVGSTFVPGSCRTSKLQESSDDAFAPKADFEDVDIDDELDPAMKEELDSLVHVYCDIGECREVEDFARRLNSDWPERMQELLFSGQERRPVPISMNGNGSLQRYSRLDQR; encoded by the exons ATGTCAGAAAGCGACATGGCGATCATCAAACCAGAG GTTATGAAATCTTATATCTGGCTTCAAACGGCTGATGGGTCTATCCAGCAAGTTGAAGAAGAGGTTGCTATGTTTTGTCCAATGATATGTCGGGACATACTTCAAACAGGCATGGGGTCCTCTAAGAACTTTGCGATTCCTCTCCCACAACGAGTTAATCCAGCAATCTTAAGTTTGATACTTGACTATTGCCGGTTTCATCAAGTACCTGGTCGCTCTAACAAG GAACGGAAATCTTTTGACGAGAAGTTCATTCGCATAGATACAAAACGGTTATGCGAATTGACCTCTGCAGCTGACAGCCTCCAACTAAAGCCTCTGGTTGATCTCACTAGTCGTGCACTTGCTCGAATGATAGAAGGGAAAACTCCTGAGGAGATACGTGAGACATTTCATTTACCCGATGATCTCACAGAG GAGGAGAAATTGGAACCTTTGAGAAACACAGCAGATGATCCCCGGATCCGGCTATTGAATCGACTCTATGCGAGGAAGAGGAaggaattaaaagaaaaagagaaactgAAG AATATTGAAGTTGAAGAGGAGCGAGTGGACGATCGCTCAGTTGACGACCTTCTATCTTTTATTAATGGGGATGGAG GTTCAAAGGGGGCTAGAGCTGCTAAGCATAAAAAAAAGAATCGAAGAAGAAAAGATCAACCAAAAGATCCTTCTTCAAACAATGAAAACCATAAGAAG GAGTCAGGTTCTCTAGAAGTTGGCAGTACTTTTGTTCCTGGTTCTTGTAGGACATCAAAACTACAAGAGTCTTCTGATGATGCTTTTGCACCCAAGGCTGACTTTGAGGATGTCGATATTGATGATGAGCTAGACCCTGCGATGAAGGAAGAACTCGACAG CTTGGTTCATGTTTATTGTGATATTGGGGAATGCAGGGAGGTGGAGGATTTTGCGAGGCGTTTGAATTCAGACTGGCCAGAAAGAATGCAAGAACTTCTTTTTTCAGGTCAAGAAAGAAGGCCTGTTCCAATTTCCATGAATGGCAACGGTTCCTTGCAGAGATATTCAA